From one Vibrio palustris genomic stretch:
- a CDS encoding OsmC family protein: MSVSVKWQQGHQFKVTTGNQQDLAVDTDDQTAPCATDVLLSALGTSCTNEVIAQLNNHGVELVAVQAQLTYTLTEAQPRLFDSINLHYIIKGTGMTEVLVTRVLSSAIHECSHVSLMLTPAVNLTYSYHVVKLAA; this comes from the coding sequence ATGAGTGTTAGTGTCAAATGGCAACAAGGGCATCAATTTAAGGTCACAACCGGTAATCAGCAGGATTTAGCCGTCGATACTGATGACCAAACGGCGCCTTGCGCAACGGATGTGTTACTTTCGGCATTAGGGACTAGCTGTACTAACGAAGTGATTGCTCAGCTAAACAATCATGGTGTGGAATTAGTTGCAGTACAAGCACAGTTGACTTACACCTTGACTGAAGCGCAGCCGCGTTTATTTGATAGCATCAATTTGCACTACATCATCAAAGGGACGGGGATGACGGAAGTATTGGTTACACGAGTGCTTTCTTCTGCTATTCATGAATGTAGCCATGTTAGCTTAATGCTGACACCGGCTGTCAATTTGACCTACAGTTACCATGTGGTGAAACTCGCCGCGTAA
- a CDS encoding sensor domain-containing diguanylate cyclase: MVTRFEAEPVHDAELEQQAFDLLLSYRDAQFTELNHLLMMAASCVRSEDIRVTIGNRDRSKVVATYFPSRGQAEDRLQDHIRVSARVMSLSSDNSVYEEELKHITHQSIMATALSDGNRSVIGAVTMIFDENLVDRASIESKVRLLASSVGGLVNSQFNAIRAQLAQQSERRARDLAMRKERLLEEVANVSGVGGWEFDVVTQELFWTRKTREIHEVDDRYIPSLDTAYDFYPEQSRSIITQVVEDGLKKHGIWDVEVPFVTAKGRQIWVKATGFGVYEGEELQRLIGGFQDITARKRQDDLLEEKEREARAQRNEFSAILANMSQGIAVYDAEAKLKYWNQRYLKILQLTENDITIGMTFCQIIKHLTDVNLLSGDITTLINRMQMNFELNKELRMKYRLGAESVIDVIYTPLPDKGWVTTVEDISNREAIAKQIKFNANHDSLTGLANRLLFNKALTKVITTEPQARPYQYTLLLLDLDGFKAVNDNYGHIAGDEVLIEVSRRLHSIDETFEHCQSTTARLGGDEFAILLAHQKDTHALSEAKLVAQMIHRRLCRSYTIVGKDIHIGVSIGIAQLLDIDVELREWIHRADTAMYSVKKSRKSGYHVSNDEERFDNES, encoded by the coding sequence ATGGTGACGCGGTTTGAAGCGGAACCTGTACACGATGCAGAGTTGGAACAACAGGCTTTTGATCTGTTGCTCTCTTATAGAGACGCGCAATTTACCGAATTAAATCACTTATTAATGATGGCGGCCTCTTGCGTTCGGTCTGAAGATATCCGAGTCACTATAGGCAATAGAGATCGCTCAAAAGTTGTCGCCACCTATTTCCCTTCTCGTGGTCAAGCAGAAGACAGGCTGCAAGATCATATACGCGTAAGTGCCAGAGTTATGTCTTTATCCAGCGATAACTCCGTATATGAGGAGGAACTCAAACACATTACTCATCAATCCATAATGGCAACGGCGCTATCGGATGGTAACCGTAGCGTGATTGGCGCGGTGACCATGATTTTTGATGAAAACTTAGTCGATAGGGCCAGTATTGAGAGTAAAGTACGCTTACTCGCGAGTAGTGTTGGTGGCCTCGTCAATTCGCAGTTTAATGCCATCCGTGCACAGCTTGCACAGCAGTCAGAACGAAGAGCGCGAGATCTCGCGATGCGTAAAGAGCGTTTACTTGAAGAAGTCGCGAATGTATCGGGGGTCGGTGGTTGGGAGTTTGACGTCGTTACACAAGAGTTGTTTTGGACCAGAAAAACAAGAGAAATTCATGAAGTCGATGACCGCTATATTCCCAGCTTAGATACTGCTTATGACTTCTACCCAGAGCAGTCACGCTCAATCATTACTCAAGTTGTTGAAGATGGGCTAAAAAAACACGGTATATGGGATGTCGAAGTGCCTTTTGTTACGGCAAAAGGTCGACAGATTTGGGTAAAGGCTACCGGGTTTGGTGTATACGAAGGTGAAGAATTGCAACGCTTAATTGGCGGTTTCCAAGATATTACCGCTCGTAAGCGCCAAGACGACCTATTGGAAGAGAAAGAGCGCGAAGCTCGTGCTCAGCGTAATGAATTTTCGGCAATACTTGCAAACATGAGCCAAGGGATTGCGGTATATGACGCTGAGGCCAAACTTAAATATTGGAATCAGCGTTACTTGAAAATATTGCAGCTCACAGAAAATGATATCACCATTGGTATGACGTTTTGCCAGATTATCAAACATCTAACTGACGTTAATTTATTGTCCGGGGATATAACGACCTTGATTAATAGAATGCAAATGAACTTTGAACTTAATAAAGAATTACGGATGAAATACCGTTTAGGGGCTGAAAGTGTCATTGATGTGATTTATACACCGTTACCTGATAAAGGCTGGGTGACCACAGTGGAAGATATCAGTAATCGTGAGGCAATTGCCAAGCAGATCAAATTTAATGCGAACCACGATAGCCTAACCGGCCTTGCGAATCGTCTGCTATTTAATAAGGCGTTAACTAAAGTAATCACTACTGAACCGCAAGCGAGGCCGTATCAATATACGTTGTTATTACTCGATCTAGATGGATTTAAAGCCGTTAATGATAACTACGGTCATATTGCCGGTGACGAGGTATTGATTGAAGTCTCACGACGTTTACACTCTATCGATGAGACGTTTGAACATTGTCAATCGACGACTGCCCGTCTTGGTGGTGATGAATTTGCTATTTTATTGGCCCATCAAAAGGACACTCATGCGCTAAGTGAAGCCAAGCTTGTTGCGCAGATGATTCATCGCCGTTTATGTCGTTCTTATACTATAGTAGGCAAGGATATTCATATTGGTGTGAGCATAGGAATTGCTCAACTACTTGATATCGATGTCGAACTGCGGGAATGGATTCATCGTGCAGACACTGCGATGTACAGCGTGAAAAAATCGCGTAAAAGTGGTTATCATGTGAGTAATGATGAGGAGCGATTTGACAATGAGTCATAA
- a CDS encoding phosphate-starvation-inducible protein PsiE: protein MNVLKQAGKHLLVAAEIVGLMCIAILTVIAMGQEMVGIYHIQKVSLGDLLLLFIYLEVLAMVGLYLKSGRFPVRMPLYIVIVAIARYMALDMKNLDMTTLLGLSGAILMIAVAILIIRFGHVRFPYGSHDD from the coding sequence ATGAACGTATTAAAGCAAGCTGGAAAGCATTTATTGGTTGCAGCAGAGATTGTCGGACTTATGTGTATCGCGATATTGACCGTTATTGCGATGGGCCAAGAAATGGTCGGTATTTATCACATTCAAAAAGTGTCTTTAGGGGATCTGTTACTTTTATTTATTTACCTTGAAGTACTCGCGATGGTTGGATTATACCTCAAATCAGGTCGTTTCCCGGTTCGAATGCCGCTATATATCGTCATTGTAGCGATTGCTCGTTATATGGCATTGGATATGAAGAACTTGGATATGACAACCTTGTTAGGTTTATCAGGCGCGATTTTGATGATTGCTGTCGCTATTTTGATTATACGATTTGGTCATGTCCGGTTTCCTTATGGTTCTCACGATGACTGA
- a CDS encoding DUF3069 domain-containing protein yields MSEANTYNENQEIELSSLPDELRQVIEFEEIPAEMFTMIFSIHEVSEEAVRESWDALPASAQNILDNFEQFHALISVSQAFAGMNVMEEFPTLDLPKEMTEEDKEAYRSQLLDDVLFNCVKDMTKQLKKARRDAVLKRDFRTVFSK; encoded by the coding sequence ATGTCTGAAGCCAACACATACAATGAGAATCAGGAAATCGAACTAAGTAGTTTGCCTGATGAACTCCGCCAAGTGATAGAGTTTGAAGAAATTCCAGCCGAAATGTTTACGATGATATTCTCGATTCACGAAGTATCAGAAGAAGCAGTTCGAGAGTCATGGGATGCACTTCCAGCCAGTGCACAAAACATATTGGATAACTTTGAGCAGTTCCATGCTCTAATTTCAGTTAGCCAAGCATTTGCTGGTATGAATGTCATGGAAGAGTTTCCAACATTAGATCTTCCAAAGGAAATGACAGAAGAAGATAAAGAAGCTTATCGCTCTCAATTGTTAGACGATGTACTGTTTAACTGTGTAAAAGACATGACCAAACAATTGAAAAAAGCACGCCGCGATGCGGTTCTCAAACGTGATTTCCGTACTGTGTTTTCGAAGTAA
- a CDS encoding NUDIX hydrolase, translating into MHSWLTMAKELQAIAQAGRAYSNDGYDLERFEQVKHIAYKMIADLAGSTVEQVDGLYLPETGYPTPKVDVRAGVIYDGKILLVKEAQDGCWSLPGGWGDVCETPTEGVIREVREESGLIVDNPRLVAIKDRAVHGYHPLFPFHIYKLFFLCDYQSGKLQQSLETTDAQFFHPDELPQLSASRTINEDITMLFKHFHQPDLAVYVD; encoded by the coding sequence ATGCATTCTTGGTTAACGATGGCAAAGGAGCTACAAGCGATTGCTCAAGCTGGACGGGCGTACAGCAATGATGGTTACGATTTGGAGCGATTTGAGCAAGTTAAACATATTGCGTATAAAATGATTGCTGATTTAGCTGGGAGTACGGTAGAGCAGGTTGATGGATTATATTTGCCAGAAACAGGCTATCCAACACCAAAAGTCGATGTACGTGCTGGGGTGATTTATGACGGTAAAATTTTACTGGTCAAAGAGGCACAAGATGGTTGTTGGTCGTTGCCTGGTGGCTGGGGCGATGTATGTGAAACACCGACGGAAGGGGTGATTCGCGAAGTTCGTGAAGAGTCTGGACTGATCGTTGATAATCCCAGGTTAGTAGCGATCAAAGATCGTGCAGTTCATGGGTACCATCCTTTATTTCCTTTCCATATTTATAAGTTATTTTTCTTATGTGATTATCAATCTGGTAAGCTGCAACAAAGTTTAGAAACAACCGATGCCCAGTTTTTTCATCCTGATGAGTTACCACAATTATCGGCTTCACGTACGATAAATGAAGATATCACCATGCTATTTAAGCATTTTCACCAACCGGACTTAGCGGTTTATGTGGATTAG
- a CDS encoding GNAT family N-acetyltransferase — MSKSLQSTIPMNHQPMQFGDVTLRAATPEERDSLYELVVRDTSWTAHNAPYLSSQCPTIEEFTQQHFTALCLGEDKRLITVNGQPVGTVSYYWESRESRWLDIGIVIYDPDYWAQGVGYNALILWISHLFEEFDLPRIGLSTWSGNIQMLRCAHKLGLKEEGRVRCVRYYQGQYYDNVFMGVLKEEWNEIISELELPINKNNM, encoded by the coding sequence ATGAGTAAATCACTACAGTCGACTATACCAATGAATCATCAACCAATGCAGTTTGGAGATGTTACCCTTAGAGCCGCAACTCCTGAAGAGCGAGACAGCCTTTATGAACTCGTTGTCCGTGATACGTCTTGGACTGCCCACAATGCGCCCTATCTCAGTTCGCAGTGTCCAACGATAGAAGAATTCACTCAACAACATTTTACTGCTTTGTGCCTAGGCGAAGATAAACGCTTAATTACCGTTAATGGTCAGCCTGTTGGTACGGTTTCATATTACTGGGAAAGCCGTGAATCACGTTGGTTAGATATTGGTATTGTTATCTATGATCCGGATTATTGGGCTCAAGGAGTGGGGTATAATGCCTTAATTTTATGGATTTCGCATTTGTTTGAAGAGTTTGATCTACCACGAATTGGGCTATCCACGTGGTCTGGTAATATTCAAATGCTACGTTGTGCGCATAAGTTGGGTTTGAAAGAAGAAGGGCGAGTACGTTGCGTCCGTTATTACCAAGGTCAGTATTACGATAATGTTTTTATGGGGGTTCTTAAAGAAGAATGGAATGAAATAATCTCAGAACTAGAGCTGCCCATAAACAAGAACAATATGTGA